A genome region from Solanum pennellii chromosome 12, SPENNV200 includes the following:
- the LOC107007506 gene encoding DExH-box ATP-dependent RNA helicase DExH10-like produces MVESPTLKRRLEEENEAESASKRSRTCLHEVAIPSCYGSSNDESLHGTLSNPVYDGKMAKIYPFKLDPFQEISVACLERKESVLLSGHTSAGKTAVAEYAIAMSFRDKQKVIYTSPLKALSNQKYRELSEEFSDVGLLTGDVSISPNASCLVMTTEVLRAMLYGGSEVLKEVAWVIFDEIHYMKHRERGVVWEESIIFLPPAIKMVFLSATMSNPMEFAEWICNIHKQPCHVVYTDFRPTPLQHYAFPKGGSGLYLVVDDNDQFREDNFLKLQETFTKKKPGSSNANASGRSGKGGNASGVSDIYKIVKMIMARKFQPVIIFSFSRIDCEKHAMCMTKLDFNTEEEKEAVEQVFHSAVVCLSEEDRNLPAIELMLPLLQRGIAVHHSGLLPVIKELVELLFQEGLIKALFATETFAMGLNMPAKTVVFTSVKKWDGDAHRYIGSGEYIQMSGRAGRRGKDERGICIIMIDEKMEMDNLKDMVSGKPDPLVSSFRLTYYSILNLLSRTEGQFTAEHVIKNSFHQFQYEKDLPDIGKRVSKLEEEAALLDASGEAEVAGYYKLRLEIAQFEKKLMAEITRPERVLYFLLPGRLVKVREGGKDWGWGVVVNVVKKPPAALGSLPATLSASCAAGYIVDTLLHCSLGSSENGSRPKPCPPRPGEKCEMHVVPVQLPLISSLSKLRISVPSDLRPLEARQSIFLAVKELEKRFPEGLPKLNPVKDMGIEDPEVVNMVNQIEELEKKFFSYQLHKSQNEHQLRSFQRKAEVNHEIQQLKSKMRESQLQKFRDELRNRSRVLKKLGHIDADGVVQLKGQAACLIETGDELLVTELMFNGTFNDLNHHQVAALASCFIPGDRSEEKIQLRDELEKPLQQLQDSARRIAEIQHECKLEIDVDEYVVASVQPFLMDVIYCWSMGASFAEVIQMTDIFEGSITRLARRLDEFLNQLKAAAHAVGEVDLENKFGAASDSIRRGIMFANSLYL; encoded by the exons ATGGTGGAGTCTCCGACATTGAAACGGAGATTAGAGGAGGAGAATGAAGCAGAATCTGCTTCGAAAAGGTCAAGAACTTGCTTGCACGAGGTAGCAATTCCCAGTTGTTACGGTTCAAGCAATGATGAATCACTTCATGGAACCCTTTCAAATCCTGTTTATGATGGTAAAATGGCGAAAATTTATCCATTTAAGCTTGACCCATTTCAGGAAATCTCAGTTGCGTGTTTGGAGCGAAAGGAATCAGTTCTTCTATCTGGACATACTTCTGCTGGTAAAACTGCTGTTGCAGAGTATGCAATTGCTATGTCTTTTAGGGATAAGCAAAAGGTAATCTATACTTCACCTTTGAAAGCTTTGAGTAATCAGAAATACAGGGAGTTGAGTGAGGAGTTTTCTGATGTGGGTTTATTGACTGGAGATGTTTCAATTTCACCAAATGCGAGTTGTTTGGTAATGACGACTGAAGTTCTGAGAGCTATGCTTTATGGGGGTTCTGAGGTATTGAAAGAGGTTGCTTGGgttatatttgatgaaatacATTACATGAAACATCGCGAGAGAGGGGTTGTTTGGGAAGAGAGTATTATATTCTTGCCACCAGCTATTAAGATGGTTTTTCTTTCAGCAACAATGTCAAATCCTATGGAGTTTGCTGAATGGATTTGTAATATTCATAAGCAGCCATGTCATGTGGTTTACACTGATTTTCGACCCACCCCTTTGCAGCATTATGCGTTCCCTAAGGGTGGTTCTGGATTGTATCTCGTTGTTGATGACAATGACCAGTTTAGGGAAGACAATTTCTTGAAATTACAGGAAACTTTCACCAAGAAGAAGCCAGGGAGCTCCAATGCAAATGCTAGTGGAAGAAGTGGAAAAGGTGGCAATGCTTCTGGTGTGTCTGACATCTACAAAATTGTCAAG ATGATCATGGCACGGAAGTTTCAGCCTGTCATTATATTCAGTTTTAGTAGAATAGATTGTGAAAAACATGCAATGTGTATGACCAAACTTGATTTTAATACTGAAGAGGAAAAAGAAGCTGTGGAGCAGGTATTCCATAGTGCAGTGGTGTGCTTGAGCGAGGAAGATAGGAACTTGCCAGCAATTGAATTAATGTTGCCACTGCTTCAGCGAGGGATTGCTGTTCACCACTCTGGTTTGCTTCCTGTTATCAAGGAACTTGTGGAACTTCTTTTCCAAGAAGGACTAATAAAGGCCCTTTTTGCCACGGAGACG TTTGCCATGGGACTAAATATGCCTGCAAAAACAGTAGTTTTTACCAGTGTAAAAAAATGGGATGGTGATGCTCATCGTTACATTGGATCTGGTGAGTATATACAG ATGAGTGGAAGAGCAGGACGTCGTGGCAAAGATGAGCGCGGTATTTGCATTATCATGATTGATGAGAAG ATGGAGATGGATAACCTCAAGGACATGGTTTCGGGCAAACCAGATCCATTGGTCAGCTCCTTTAGGCTGACTTACTACTCAATTTTGAATCTATTGAGCCGCACTGAAGGTCAATTTACCGCCGAGCATGTTATCAAAAACTCATTTCACCAGTTTCAGTATGAGAAG GATTTACCTGACATCGGGAAGAGGGTTTCCAAGTTGGAAGAAGAAGCTGCATTGCTTGATGCCTCAGGAGAA GCTGAGGTTGCAGGATATTATAAACTAAGGCTTGAGATAGCccaatttgagaaaaaattgatGGCTGAAATAACAAGGCCTGAAAGGGTTCTGTATTTTCTTCTTCCTGGTAGGCTG GTTAAGGTACGCGAAGGTGGAAAGGATTGGGGTTGGGGTGTTGTAGTCAATGTGGTGAAGAAGCCTCCAGCAGCATTGGGTTCTTTGCCTGCTACCCTCTCTGCTTCATGTGCTGCTGGCTATATTGTGGATACATTACTTCACTGCTCTCTGGGTTCCAGTGAAAATGGTTCTCGACCAAAACCATGCCCTCCTCGTCCCGGAGAAAAGTGTGAAATGCATGTT GTTCCTGTTCAGTTACCCTTAATTTCTTCTCTCAGCAAGCTTAGAATATCTGTTCCTTCTGATCTTCGTCCTTTGGAAGCAAGACAGAGTATTTTTCTTGCAGTAAAGGAGCTTGAAAAACGGTTCCCTGAAGGCCTCCCAAAGCTCAACCCTGTAAAG gACATGGGCATTGAAGATCCTGAAGTTGTTAATATGGTGAACCAGATTGAAGAACTTGAGAAGAAGTTCTTTTCTTATCAACTGCATAAG TCACAAAATGAACATCAGCTTAGGAGTTTCCAGAGGAAGGCTGAAGTGAACCATGAGATTCAACAGCTCAAGTCAAAAATGCGTGAATCACAG CTTCAAAAATTTCGGGATGAACTTAGGAACCGCTCCCGAGTCCTCAAAAAGCTGGGTCACATTGACGCTGACGGTGTTGTGCAGTTGAAGGGGCAGGCAGCCTGCTTGATAGAAACTGGAGATGAACTTCTCGTAACTGAATTGATGTTTAATG GTACATTCAATGATCTTAATCATCATCAAGTTGCGGCTCTGGCAAGCTGCTTTATCCCAGGTGATAGATCAGAGGAGAAAATACAATTAAGAGATGAGCTTGAAAAACCATTGCAACAGTTACAAGATAGTGCAAGAAGAATAGCAGAG AtacaacatgaatgcaagctgGAAATAGATGTTGATGAATATGTGGTGGCATCAGTTCAACCATTCTTAATGGATGTTATTTACTGTTGGTCAATG GGTGCATCTTTTGCGGAGGTTATACAAATGACAGATATCTTTGAAGGTAGCATCACACGGCTGGCtagaaggcttgatgaatttTTAAACCAG TTGAAAGCTGCTGCACATGCTGTGGGAGAAGTAGATTTAGAGAACAAATTTGGTGCAGCAAGTGACAGTATTCGGCGAGGGATAATGTTTGCAAATTCTCTCTACCTGTGA